One segment of Tamandua tetradactyla isolate mTamTet1 chromosome 13, mTamTet1.pri, whole genome shotgun sequence DNA contains the following:
- the PRLHR gene encoding prolactin-releasing peptide receptor, giving the protein MALLPTRGPGVPHLSLGLHPEVATPANQSAGASADNGTGAGPGAQAVTPFQSLQLVHQLKGLIVLLYSVVVVVGLLGNCLLVLVIARVRRLHNVTNFLIGNLALSDVLMCAACVPLTLAYAFEPRGWVFGGGLCHLVFFLQPVTVYVSVFTLTTIAVDRYVVLVHPLRRRISLRLSAYAVLAIWALSAVLALPAAVHTYHVELQPHGVSLCEEFWGSQERQRQLYAWGLLLGTYLLPLLVILVSYVRVSVKLRNRVVPGCVTRSQADLDRARRRRTFSLLVVVVVVFAVCWLPLHVFNLLRDLDPRAIDPYAFGLVQLLCHWLAMSSACYNPFIYAWLHDSFREELRKLLLSWPRKIVPQGQNLTVSVVI; this is encoded by the coding sequence ATGGCCTTACTGCCCACTCGGGGCCCTGGAGTCCCTCACTTATCTTTAGGGCTGCATCCGGAGGTCGCAACTCCAGCCAACCAGAGCGCGGGGGCGTCGGCGGACAATGGGACGGGGGCCGGGCCGGGAGCTCAGGCCGTCACACCGTTCCAGAGCCTGCAGCTGGTGCATCAGCTGAAGGGACTGATCGTGCTGCTCTACAGCGTCGTGGTGGTCGTGGGGCTGCTGGGCAACTGCCTGCTGGTGTTGGTGATCGCGCGGGTCCGCCGGCTGCACAACGTAACCAACTTCCTCATCGGCAACCTGGCCTTGTCCGACGTGCTCATGTGCGCCGCCTGCGTGCCTCTCACCTTGGCCTACGCCTTCGAGCCGCGCGGCTGGGTGTTCGGCGGCGGCCTGTGCCACCTGGTCTTCTTCCTGCAGCCGGTCACGGTCTACGTGTCGGTGTTCACGCTCACCACCATCGCCGTGGACCGTTACGTGGTGCTGGTGCACCCGCTGCGCCGCCGCATCTCGCTGCGGCTCAGCGCCTACGCTGTGCTGGCCATCTGGGCGCTGTCCGCGGTGCTGGCGCTGCCCGCCGCGGTGCACACGTACCACGTCGAGCTCCAGCCGCACGGCGTGAGCCTCTGCGAGGAGTTCTGGGGGTCCCAGGAGCGCCAGCGCCAACTCTACGCCTGGGGGCTGCTGCTCGGCACCTACCTGCTCCCCCTGCTGGTCATCCTCGTGTCTTACGTCCGGGTTTCGGTGAAGCTCCGCAACCGCGTGGTGCCGGGCTGCGTGACCCGGAGCCAGGCCGACTTGGACCGCGCGCGGCGCCGCCGCACCTTCTCCCTGCTGGTGGTGGTCGTGGTGGTGTTCGCCGTCTGCTGGCTGCCGCTACACGTCTTCAACCTGCTGCGGGACCTCGACCCGCGCGCCATTGACCCCTACGCCTTTGGGCTGGTGCAGCTGCTCTGCCACTGGCTCGCCATGAGCTCGGCTTGCTACAACCCCTTCATCTACGCCTGGCTGCACGACAGCTTCCGCGAGGAGCTGCGCAAACTGTTGCTCTCCTGGCCCCGCAAGATCGTGCCGCAAGGTCAGAACCTGACGGTCAGCGTAGTCATCTGA